The following is a genomic window from Candidatus Methylomirabilota bacterium.
AAGAGTGGAATCCGGGAGGGAATCTGTCTCGTCAATGCCATGCACATCACCGCAAGCGTGTACATCAACGATGATGAATCCGGTCTCATCCAGGATTACGACGATTTTCTCGAGCGGCTCGCCCCTCATGAGCCGGTGGCTCAGTATCGCCACAACCGCACGGGAGAGGATAACGGCGATGCCCACCTCAAGCGTCAGGTTATGGGCCGCGAGGTCGTAGTGGCCATTACCAACAGCAAGCTCGATTTCGGTCCC
Proteins encoded in this region:
- a CDS encoding secondary thiamine-phosphate synthase enzyme YjbQ, which gives rise to MKSYREELWFETKTRRAYINITPQVNAALKKSGIREGICLVNAMHITASVYINDDESGLIQDYDDFLERLAPHEPVAQYRHNRTGEDNGDAHLKRQVMGREVVVAITNSKLDFGPWEQIFYGEFDGRRRKRVLIKIIGE